DNA sequence from the Hippopotamus amphibius kiboko isolate mHipAmp2 chromosome 1, mHipAmp2.hap2, whole genome shotgun sequence genome:
GACTGCTGGAGGTGGAGGGCCGCCGGCGCCTGGTGTCGGAGCTGGAGAGCCGCGTGCTGCAGCTGCACCGCGTCTTCCTGGCGGCCGAGCTGCGCCTGGCGCACCGCGCCGAGAGCCTGGGCCGCCTAGGCGGCGGCGTGGCGCAGGCCGAGCTCTACCTGGCGGCGCACGGCTCGCGCCTCAAGAAGGGCTCGCGCCGTggccgccgcgcccgcccgcccgcgctgCTCGCCTCGGCGCTGGGTCTGGGCGGCTGCGTGCCCTGGGGCGCCGGGCGCCTGCGGCGGGGCCACGGCCCGGAGCCCGACTCGCCCTTCCGCCGGAgcccgccccgcggccccgcctccccccagCGCTGACCTCCGCGCCGGGACCCCTGGCCGCCCCGACCGGCCATCGCCGAGGTGCAGACAGACGGATTGCGGACGCCGGCTGGATGCACGGCGTCACCGACGCGGATGGACAGATTGCCCGACCACAGGAAGAGACAGTCGGGGGGCCGAGGGCCCAGCGAAGAAGACTAAACTGAGGTGCGGTCTTAGCGGCGGGTGCATCCGAGGGGCAGGGCGGGCGGGGCGGTGCAAGGCTCCAGACATCCCTAGGGCTTCTGGAGACCGCTGGGTCTTTAATAAAAGCAGCCCACTTTCTGCTGCTGCCTCTCCCAGACCTCCTGGGGAATGAGGTAGTAGCACCAAGTCCCCATTAGACAGCTGGACAAATTGAGGCTGCTCAGATCCCAGAAGGGGTTTGCCAGCAAACTTTTACCAGTTGGAGCCTCCTGCACTGACGCAGCACCCGCACCCTCACCTCCACCGGCGTTGCCCTTCCTGGGTCCCTTGGGGCCGTAAGAAGAGCCCTGTCCTTGAGGCTGCTGCTTTCTGGCACCGCCCTTCGGGAGGACAGAATAATGAGGCCCCAGGATGGGGTGAGGACTGGCAAAGCCATGTACCTGAGTTCTCCTCTCTTAAGCCCTTGTTTCCCACTTGGGGAGATGGAATCCCAGAGAGGCTAAGGATTTGCTCTCATCATACTTATACTTAGGCCCTTGCATTTCTAGGAGACAGATCTTTTCTCAGACACTCAGGCAGCTTCGCTAAGATTTCAGCCTGACTCAGATGACCAGGGTGGAGTGTTTGGTGACTGCCTGAAGCTTTGCCAGCTCTCCTAGGGACTCCCTCCCAACCTGTCGCTAAGATGGCTCGGCCAGGGATGGAGCCAGGTGACATCCTTTAACAGGCCCCGGGGGGCAGGTATGTCATTGGCTTCTAGATTCTAGAAAGTGGGGCCTTAAAGGGCCAGACCTGAAATGAGATCTGCTTCTCTTTCCACATGCCCTTCAGGCCCCCCATTCCCCTGCCCTACTCAGCTGTAAATGGCCTGGCTGCTGCTTTGCTGCTCACTTGCTCAGTTGACTGCAGCCTCACTTATCAGTCTGTGAAGTGTGTATCTTCACCTCCCAGAAGAGGTTAACACAGGGCAGAGGTCTGTCTTCTTCTCCCATAAATCATGGAAGAATGTTTTATTCTCTTATATCACACCTAGAAACAGGCACTGCTTTTGCTGGTGGAGCCTAGGAGCTGACTTAAAGTCCTCATTTTACCGAGTGGCAAGGTCACATGCCAGCTAAGGACAGAACTAGGTCCTAGGCCTGTGTGTGTCCTTCTTGCAGTATCTCTCTGCTGTCTAGGGGCAGGGGCTAGATAGAACTGGTGTCAGCTTGTCTGCCATGTGACCTAGAACAACTCTGTCCCCTCTTTGGGCCAGTTTCCTCAGTCTCTCTCTGAATATAGCTGCCCCTCCTCATGTCAGGGCTTGGGAACGGGGAGAAGGGTGTAGAATGAGATATGAAGAGTCACAGGAATCTGGTATAATCCTAGAGTCCTCAGGGTCAGGTGAACTGCTCTGAAAGGCAGAGCCGCAGGGGCCCTCACCTGTCCCTCCCCCAGCCAGCTCTTCCTCTTCCCAGGTAGCAAACTTTTTGCCTGGTTTCTCAGCTAACAGCCAGGACTTCCTGAACCCATTCTTAGCTGGGGAAGGGAAGTCCAGGAGGAGGTCTCAGAGACTCTGAGAGCTTGGGGATGGGAGAGAAGTGCTGGGCCCTGACATCCTCTGGCCTCCCCAGAGAAAGAGGACCTTCCAAAGCCACGTGGGTCATTTTGGGTctagaggcccagagaggacaaGGACTCCCTGGAGGTGACACAGTGAGGAGCTCAGGCTGCAGCGCTGGGCTGCAGCCAGGACTGTTTGTTTTCTGGGTTGCACGGGAGAGGGATGCTTGGTCCAGAGAAGCTTTTAGCTAATGGTGTAAAGTGCTCTGTGTCACCACAATTTTGCCTTTCTCTGGGATTTATTGGTAATCAGCTTTGTCCTGATTTAGAGGAGGGGGGTGGCGGGTAGGGAATTAGAGGTGGCTCTTGCTGGAGAAAGTGGTATATGTAGGAAATGGAGGTTGATCCTAGTGTCACAGGCAGCTCTgtcctctctctccatttccagATGTCCCACTGCTTCTTATTAAGGGCCTCAGCCAGGGCACACAGCGCTCAGTGACTTGAACCCCAGCTCTTGGTTCAGTGCTCTGTCCACTACCCCTCAGCCAactaaaaaaaagtcactttccCATCCCTGCCTGGCCCACCCAGGGCCCCTCTAGAAGACTCTATTTTCTCCTCAATCAACAAACATTGATCTCTGCTCAGTCCAGGGGCTCAAGAAGCAGCACTGAATCATAGGGCCTCTGTTTTCAAGGGCTTGTGTCTGCCAGCCCACCTCTAGGAACCTGCCCCAGAATTGTTGGAGGGCTGTTTGTAGGCCTTCACGAATAACTATAGCCCCTGATTATATACTataccaccccccccaccccaccccccatactTTCCTGAACACTTTCTAGGTGGCCCAGCCATCTAGCCCTGGGGACTGGACTGAGTACAGGGGATCCTGAGGGTCTGTGCACTGAGGACATTGATTGCCACCAGTGAATCTGGGATGTCAGCAAAGGGAAGTGAGGGGCTGGAAAATCAGTTCAGGGCTTTAGTCGGGACCTACCCCTCCGCTGGGTGAGCCCTTTCGCTCTCTCTGTTGGCCCCTGACAAGTGAGGCGCCTCTGGGAGGCGCCACTAGAGGGCAGTGTGGGCTGCTTCCCCGGGCGTGGGGGCGTGGCCTGGAGCAGGCTCCGTACCCACAgtgtccccgcccccagccagtcGCTTCCCAGATTGCCCGGGCTTCTCAGACATTGAGCATTAAAGGTCTGGCAGAATGTGGGAGTCCTGGCGGTTACTTAGAGAAGGGGCGGGCCTCTGATTTCAGAGGGAAAATCCATCAGGAAAGACTTTCCTGGAGAGAGAGGTTGCCCCTGTTGGCGGTCACCGTCTGAGTAAAAGcccagagtagtttcactgctcGCAGATTTATTACACTGATAATGGATCAGAACACCCCATCCTGCCGTCGCCGCCACCTGGGTATCAAGGTGGCTTCCTAAAGATTAGACTGAAGTGACAATTCGCAGCTAAGGTGCTCCAAGCCTGCAGCGGGCAGTCTCTAGAAGGCTCCCTTACCCTGACAGCCAGGTCCCTGGAGAAAAACCCAGGGTCCCAGTCTTCTCTGAGCTGAAGAAGCAGAGCCTTTTACCTCCTCCCCTGCTTTACAGCCAGCATGGGAGGAGGTATTTGGAAAAGCTGGGAGATCCCCAGCCTATTTCTTCCCACATTAAACCTTGACCGCACCCTGGCTAGGAGTGATGGGGGAAGGGAATCCTTGGTTGTGGCATAATATATTAACCACCACCTCTatgccaggcgctgtgctaagcactttacacccATTATCTGTTTCAGTCCTCCCAGCTACTCTGCAAAGTAGTTAGCCCCAtttccacagatgaggaaactgagggtcagggagggccaatgacttgcccaaggacataGAACCTCTAAGTGGAGGACACCTTAAACATTAGGCTATGTGGCTTTTAATTTATCAGGCTAATGAGGGCTCCACTTGGAGGGTTTCTGGGCTCTCACCCGTTAAGTCTGGGTACGATGAACCCTGGTCCTTGGTTCTGGGGAGGGATGTGATCAGACATTGGAGGGGTGGCAGAAGGTGCCACCCCTCCAAGGTCTGGGCACACCCCCAGAGGCTGGCTCCCCTGCTTAGTGTTCTGGGCTCCAGAGGGTGAGTCAGGCTGAGTCAGCACACCTGGCTTCAGGCAAGGGCAGGCCAAGGATGCTCAGGGTCTGGGCTTGCCTTGGAGactgcctcctctccctgcacACCTGGGCTGGCATGTTTGGTGCCAAGGAGAGCAATGAGCCTGggatggcagaggaggagggtGACAGGCTCCATGGTGGGGCACAAAGTGTCCTGTCTTAGAACTAGAAAGACCTAGGATTTAGTCCTGGCCTGGAGCTTCTCAGCTGGGAGAACTTGGGAAGTgacttcccttctctgagccagttttgtgtgtgtgtgtgtgtgtgtatgtgtgtgttctatGGGGAGTTAGGGAGGGGATAATTTCTGAGTATTAAATAAGAGGTCACACtaagtgcctagcacatagagGAGGTCTGTAAATGTTCAGCGGAGCCAACCTACCTAGCCCAGGAGAAGCTGCCAGGACAGAGCCCCCAGGCAGTGTGGGCCTTTGCTTCTCCAGAGCATCGCCATATCAGGCATCCCTGAAACagtcccccttctccccccactaCAGTCCCCGAGGAGCTCCATAaggggagaggtggaggagggggcaggcttATTAATCCCAGGAACATTCCATTCCAGCTGCTCAGACCAGTGGGGATCCCAGCCAAGAACAGAGGCCCCAGGGAGCTCACCCCAGGAGCCCCCACCCCTTCCAGGGCGGGAGCCAGTGGAGCCCGGTTTCAAAATATTGCCCCTGCTCCTTCTCTCCACAATGGCCCCTCTTAAGGAGGTAGATGTTGAAGAgtttgggtggggctgggtggctGTGGGAGAGAGGTAATTAAAGCTCTTGAAATTATTCTTTCCAGCTCCTCCCAGCTCCTTAGAGCCTCGACTCTGGATCTGACTCCTGGATTCTGCTCATTCCCTGGACGCCTCCTTCAGGAAGACTTCTCTAATCAACCTTACACAAGCACAGCAGCCTCCTCATTTCACAGGAAACCTTCACTTTACAGTGGCAAGGGGCTGGATTCTGGGGAAGTTGCCTATAGTATGAATTTCTTTATATATGCCGTATTCGACTTTGGCTTACACTGTACAACTGGAGATGTTACGACAAGTCCTTGAGATGCAATCAGATTATTTGAGTGCAGCAAAGCTTTCCAATGTGAAAGTGAAAAGGATCTCTTTTAAACATGTAGTCATCATTCTTAAACAAGTCGCAGCACAGCTGGGTTCCCCATTTTGGTAGATGCTGTTGCTTCTCAGTCTAACAGCGCCAGGAGGCCTGTTTGAGGGGAAACATTGCTGTGAGCAGTTCCTCAGTTCCCCTCATCCACCGTCCTTGCCCTTTTCATGTGGGCGTATGCCTGTGGCCCCTTAGAAAGATAATGGGCTGCTGGCTCCTGGGAAACACACCTCTTTCTCAGGAAGCGGTGTTGGCAACAAAA
Encoded proteins:
- the TRNP1 gene encoding TMF-regulated nuclear protein 1, which codes for MPGCRISACGPGAQEGSAEPGSPPPPPPRESLSSPQPPSPTPTLTPTPARASPQPETAQESAGSAEGQELQRWRQGASGGAGGGPGAAAAAAAGGRALELAEARRRLLEVEGRRRLVSELESRVLQLHRVFLAAELRLAHRAESLGRLGGGVAQAELYLAAHGSRLKKGSRRGRRARPPALLASALGLGGCVPWGAGRLRRGHGPEPDSPFRRSPPRGPASPQR